From Diorhabda carinulata isolate Delta chromosome Y, icDioCari1.1, whole genome shotgun sequence:
gttttttcctcaaaaatctaatcaaaaagtgggagagaattgttagatttcgaaacggtgAAGgagagatggagttcggtaggaaattcagaaacgcgttatgtaattccgacaaatccacgtttcgttaaaaaagtcaagtattcgatgctttgtcattgaatttcaccccagtaataatataaacttcggaaagtgtgttttaCTATGACGCAACGgggagaggaaaatccataaacgctcactcatgaccttgttttttcctcaacaaaaccaatcaaaatatgggagagaattgttagatttcgaaacggagaaggggagatggaattcggACATTAAAAACGCGTTACGGGTTTTGTGTCTTTGATATGGATGCCAAAATAGGACCTTCCGGACTgcagaaagaaaaaagataattcGGAAAAACTCTCAGATGAAGAACTATTGAAGTGTTTATGCGAAAGCAGTGGCGACGAATATTTGTCGGACTCCGAAGATGAAAATTATTCCTCCGAATCAGAGACAGAAAGTGATTCAGATGCAAATTATGATGACCAATCTTCAGGAAATCGTTCGGCTTCGCCTGCAAATACCGGCCCATTCCGACTAAAACACAAGTAAATTTCCAGTGGAAAAAAAACTGGTACATTGAAACAATTCACGTTCAAGAAAAATCAACAGCTTTTAGTACCACTTCCGAGCAGAGGCAGacctataaatttttttaaccttatAAATGACGACACTTTTTTACCGCAGATTGTAgacctagcctaacctaaccaattttcCAGAAGCATATGTCAGGAAACAGATTTCTTTTCGTCTTGAGATGTCTCCACTTTACATCTGCCAACACTAGAGCTGACGATGGTTTAGGCAACATAAATTCTATGGTCGCCTTTTTCAACACGAAGATAAACAGTCACTATTACCCGGGAAAAGAATTGTCGTTGGGTGGTGGTGCTATGCGGGGGCATTTACATTTCAAACGAAATATACACAATAAACACCAGAATTACGGGATAAAGCTTTACATGTTTACAGAACCTGATGGATTGGTGCTGAAATTCGGCGTTTATGAAGGTTCAGCAGATGAATATAGCGGAACTACACATACAAGCAAAATAGTTATGCACttacttgaagaaaagttaGATCAAGGACACGCGGTATACCTCGATAACTTTTACAACAGTGTTGACTTAGCTACAAATGACACCTATTGCACCGGAACTCTAAGAAGTGACCGTAAGCACAACTCATAAGTCGTcatgaagaagaaattaaaacgAGGGGAAAACGAATCAAGGTTCTCTAATGGAATTCATATTGGAAAATGGAAGGACAAACGCGACGTCAATTATATAAGCACTGAATTTGGGAATGAAACTGGCA
This genomic window contains:
- the LOC130903097 gene encoding piggyBac transposable element-derived protein 4-like, with the protein product MSGNRFLFVLRCLHFTSANTRADDGLGNINSMVAFFNTKINSHYYPGKELSLGGGAMRGHLHFKRNIHNKHQNYGIKLYMFTEPDGLVLKFGVYEGSADEYSGTTHTSKIVMHLLEEKLDQGHAVYLDNFYNSVDLATNDTYCTGTLRSDRKHNS